One window from the genome of Sesamum indicum cultivar Zhongzhi No. 13 linkage group LG15, S_indicum_v1.0, whole genome shotgun sequence encodes:
- the LOC105177750 gene encoding proline-rich receptor-like protein kinase PERK8 — MSSSGPLSPNSSPSGSAVPPASSNDSTPPSESNPNQTTDSPPPPPPSASSAPPPQSSPPPDPSAPPPSPPQASPPEGSPPPPPPPSPPSSPPSPTPPSSPPSPPPSPPPSSPPSSPPFPPAPPPNTNSPPPPTGSSPPPTLPPPPTSQGSPPKESPAAPLAPPPPPPAISPSPPPPDLSPPTSSPPPPHPPKHSHPPPALPPTPISSPPIPPTSSPPPPSTAPPPPVPSPPFLYPPLPSNNASTNGSLPASPLPSRSTEKPTARSTQSNITSEATSRNSGGLKAGGVAAVVSVVGFLALTLVVLAVWFTHKRKKRRNKFTLNYTRTSPFASSQNSDSSFLRSQFSSQLAGSASANNYIYSPDGGIGASRSWFTYPELSAATNGFSANNILGEGGFGCVYKGVLVDGREVAVKQLKDGGGQGEREFRAEVEIISRIHHRHLVSLVGYCISEKQRLLVYDYVPNNTLHYHLHGEAKTVMDWASRVKVAAGAARGLAYLHEDCQPRIIHRDIKSTNILLDNNFEARVADFGLAKLALELDLHTHVSTRVMGTFGYLAPEYASTGKLTEKSDVFSFGVVLLELITGRKPVDSSQPLGDESLVEWARPLLTQALEKEDFGDLVDPKLGSNFVPNEMFRMIEAAAACVRHLASKRPRMSQVVRALDSMDELADLNNGVKPGQSGIFSSREHSAQIRMFQRMAFGSQDYSSDYFNSQSSLRS; from the exons ATGTCTTCTTCAGGACCACTATCTCCAAATTCTTCGCCCAGTGGCAGTGCTGTCCCACCAGCTTCATCGAATGATTCAACACCTCCTTCAGAGTCCAATCCAAATCAGACAACTGActcaccaccacctcctcctccaTCTGCTTCCTCTGCCCCACCTCCTCAATCCTCTCCACCACCTGATCCTTCCGCTCCTCCGCCATCGCCACCACAAGCTTCTCCACCAGAAGGAtcaccaccaccgccaccaCCACCGTCACCACCCTCATCCCCGCCATCACCCACACCACCTTCTTCGCCACCCTCACCTCCACCTTCGCCACCACCATCATCTCCACCATCATCGCCGCCATTTCCTCCTGCTCCACCTCCCAACACCAATTCACCTCCCCCACCTACTGGATCGTCTCCACCACCAACGTTGCCGCCTCCCCCAACATCACAGGGTTCTCCACCCAAAGAATCCCCTGCTGCTCCTTTAgcaccacccccaccccctccAGCTATTTCACCCTCTCCTCCCCCTCCGGACCTATCACCTCCTACATCTAGTCCTCCACCTCCACACCCACCAAAGCATTCTCATCCACCACCCGCATTGCCTCCCACTCCAATTAGCTCCCCGCCTATTCCACCAACTAGCAGTCCTCCTCCCCCTTCCACTGCGCCTCCTCCTCCTGTCCCTTCACCGCCTTTTCTATATCCTCCACTTCCCTCTAACAATGCGTCCACAAATGGCAGCCTTCCAGCCTCACCACTTCCATCCCGGTCTACAGAGAAACCCACTGCAAGATCAACACAATCTAATATAACATCAGAAGCAACGTCAAGGAATTCGGGGGGTCTAAAAGCTGGAGGTGTAGCAGCTGTAGTCAGTGTTGTGGGCTTCTTGGCACTCACTCTTGTGGTTCTGGCTGTCTGGTTTAcccacaaaagaaagaaaagaaggaacAAGTTTACTCTCAACTATACCAGGACCTCTCCATTTGCATCCTCCCAAAATTCAG ATTCATCATTCCTAAGATCCCAGTTCTCATCTCAACTAGCTGGAAGTGCTTCCGCAAACAATTACATTTACTCACCAGACGGTGGCATAGGCGCTTCAAGGTCATGGTTCACGTATCCAGAACTATCTGCTGCCACAAATGGGTTTTCAGCAAATAATATTCTGGGTGAAGGTGGATTTGGCTGTGTTTATAAAGGAGTTTTGGTAGATGGAAGAGAAGTTGCTGTAAAACAGTTAAAAGATGGCGGTGGACAAGGAGAGCGTGAATTCCGAGCAGAAGTTGAGATCATTAGCCGAATACACCATAGGCATTTGGTATCACTTGTTGGTTACTGTATCTCTGAAAAGCAAAGGTTGCTCGTTTATGATTATGTGCCCAATAACACCCTGCATTATCATCTTCATG GTGAAGCCAAGACTGTAATGGATTGGGCCAGTCGAGTTAAGGTTGCAGCTGGTGCAGCTCGTGGACTTGCATATCTTCATGAAGACT GTCAACCCCGTATCATTCACAGAGATATCAAATCAACGAATATTCTCTTGGATAACAACTTTGAAGCACGG GTTGCGGATTTTGGGCTTGCAAAACTAGCACTAGAGTTGGATTTACACACACACGTTTCAACCCGTGTGATGGGAACCTTCGG GTACTTGGCTCCGGAGTATGCGTCAACTGGTAAACTGACTGAGAAATCTGATGTTTTTTCATTTGGTGTTGTGCTTTTGGAGCTCATTACGGGTCGTAAACCTGTTGACTCATCTCAACCACTAGGTGATGAAAGCCTGGTTGAATGG GCTCGACCATTGCTCACCCAAGCACTCGAGAAAGAAGATTTTGGAGATCTGGTTGATCCTAAGTTGGGAAGCAACTTTGTTCCAAATGAAATGTTCAGGATGATTGAAGCAGCCGCAGCTTGTGTGCGTCATTTAGCTTCTAAAAGGCCACGAATGAGTCAG GTAGTGAGAGCTTTAGATTCAATGGATGAATTAGCAGATCTGAACAACGGTGTAAAACCTGGGCAGAGTGGGATTTTCAGTTCAAGGGAACATTCTGCCCAAATCAGAATGTTTCAGAGGATGGCATTTGGAAGTCAAGATTACAGTTCAGATTACTTTAACTCTCAAAGCAGCTTGAGGAGTTGA